A stretch of the Nothobranchius furzeri strain GRZ-AD chromosome 5, NfurGRZ-RIMD1, whole genome shotgun sequence genome encodes the following:
- the leng9 gene encoding leukocyte receptor cluster member 9 isoform X2, with the protein MASDGSGVPPESAVDGGGTPPAETKSRKDAQQATRELVGLNQKGLNPCQFFLMGKCHFGNRCRLSHSDPSQDDSDAASPDADDKQDGGKMEDRKKKEDSVNKVAKSTPKEEIEVNKKPRMRTADDVISRILWDPSVDSSEFAVGYVDRFLGVLERPFCDFNWDTNPCDCDYSSELALPRHRIQYFTYRGQRVWDRHSRTDRVFGSTGQSLAPPFGKEEEVKEGIHSENLDAETAEEQRVAVGGQGEGKTCPKDRHEEDEELNGMNHTFNPTHGAGNVSQEQRESCAAEEAANRLQPSELPDESAVKEEEDGPAEWEESWEDGDESQIPAASPDQTEERRGGRPPKKQPTHFIAFRANTPAILSCFQLLQEELTSLLPSSAPHWQTASKLHVTLCLLVLNGPAEVAAAAEILRQFAHLDRNPPVAVTFPVKLKHFAGKVLYLSPQPQLHLHQLNCGLQEAYRKEGWLHRSSYNPRYHLTLAKVENRDGEKIFEGVGDLKVGKGLNFGRLPVNTLHLCTVGDSRVDGFFETVCKVTLR; encoded by the exons ATGGCGTCAGACGGATCAGGAGTTCCCCCAGAATCCGCAGTGGACGGTGGAGGGACCCCCCCAGCTGAAACTAAAAGTAGGAAAGATGCCCAACAAGCCACGAGAG AATTGGTCGGCTTGAATCAGAAGGGATTAAATCCATGCCAGTTTTTCCTGATGGGGAAGTGTCACTTTGGGAACCGATGTCGTTTATCACACAG TGACCCCTCACAGGATGATTCAGACGCTGCATCCCCCGATGCAGATGACAAACAGGATGGAGGAAAGATGGAGGATCgcaagaagaaagaagacagTGTGAACAAAGTGGCAAAGTCGACACCTAAAGAGGAAATAG AGGTGAACAAAAAGCCCAGAATGCGAACAGCTGATGATGTTATCTCTCGCATCCTGTGGGACCCATCTGTGGATTCCTCAGAGTTCGCGGTGGGCTACGTGGATCGCTTCCTGGGTGTGCTGGAGCGGCCTTTCTGTGACTTCAACTGGGACACAAacccctgtgactgtgactactcGTCCGAGCTGGCCCTGCCCAGACACAGGATCCAGTACTTCACCTACAGAGGGCAACGGGTCTGGGACCGCCACAGCAGGACTGACAGGGTTTTTGGCTCCACTGGCCAATCTCTGGCTCCCCCCTTTGGAAAGGAGGAGGAAGTAAAGG AGGGAATTCACTCAGAAAACCTTGATGCTGAAACAGCAGAAGAGCAGAGAGTTGCTGTGGGGGGGCAGGGTGAAGGCAAAACGTGTCCCAAAGACCGACACGAGGAAGACGAGGAGCTGAATGGGATGAATCACACTTTCAACCCGACGCACGGTGCAGGAAACGTTTCGCAGGAACAGCGGGAGTCGTGTGCTGCAGAAGAGGCTGCAAATAG GCTTCAGCCTTCAGAGCTTCCAGATGAGTCGGCTGTAAAAGAGGAGGAGGACGGGCCTGCAGAATGGGAAGAAAGCTGGGAAGATGGAGACGAatcccag ATCCCAGCGGCCTCTCCGGACCAGACGGAGGAGAGGCGGGGCGGACGTCCTCCTAAAAAGCAACCCACACACTTCATCGCCTTCAGGGCCAACACTCCCGCCATCCTCTCCTGTTtccagctgctgcaggaggagctgacCTCCCTGCTGCCCTCCTCTGCTCCTCACTGGCAGACTGCCTCCAAGCTCCACGTCACCTTGTGCCTCCTGGTGCTGAACGGCCCTGCCGAGGTGGCGGCTGCCGCTGAGATCCTCCGTCAGTTCGCCCATTTGGACCGCAACCCGCCCGTAGCCGTGACCTTCCCTGTGAAGCTGAAGCACTTTGCCGGGAAGGTGCTGTACCTGAGCCCCCAGCCTCAGCTGCACCTGCACCAGCTGAACTGTGGCCTACAGGAGGCCTACAGGAAGGAGGGCTGGCTCCACAGGAGCTCCTACAACCCACGGTACCACCTCACACTGGCTAAGGTAGAGAACCGGGACGGGGAGAAGATCTTTGAGGGCGTGGGGGACCTGAAAGTGGGGAAGGGTTTGAACTTTGGTCGCCTGCCAGTGAACACCTTACACCTTTGTACGGTGGGTGACTCCAGAGTGGACGGGTTCTTTGAGACGGTTTGCAAAGTGACTCTTCGATGA
- the flcn gene encoding folliculin encodes MNALVALCHFCELHGPRTLFCTEALHPPSPDPSSQVGTPVPGDRDADREGEGLTMRASGSVSQRGEMCEGCRSLPASHPGFVSIDDETGIRFVSHQHPRQSQLFSVVRQACVRSLSCEVCPGREGPIFFGDEQHGFVFSHTFFIKDSLARGFQRWYSIVVVAMDRIYLINSWPFLLRHLKLTIQSLQSTALKVFDTEQGICPQRALRMNSVFSPAVFPHQRSGNAARSLTSLTQHPNLWASLHCSFSWLLKACGCRLTEKLLEGAPTEDTLVLLERKTEQEEEMSCWEGAEGRGSKSPLHQSESSHFHFLYDASKSDEIPGPKFRSLRHLRQVLGANDFRQLAWHVLMGNQVIWRSTDPGLVQSAFTVLKSLLPVGCVRSVPYSPQYEEAYKCNFLGLSTDVPIPAHVSSSEFSVLVDVAVRSCQVAAADEDDVGPIYQFTISSANTQPTDRGPTLLNKLEVALSNENLSVDVVSHCLLCLKEEWMNKVKVLFKFSKVDGRGREDTQKVLALLGATGPGEEDNVRLLKFWMTGLSKTYKSHLMTAVRGGERSPSQ; translated from the exons ATGAATGCTCTGGTAGCTTTGTGTCACTTCTGTGAGCTCCATGGCCCTCGGACACTATTCTGTACCGAGGCGCTACACCCTCCATCCCCAGACCCCTCCTCTCAGGTGGGCACCCCGGTTCCAGGGGACAGAGATGCTGATCGGGAGGGTGAAGGTCTGACCATGAGGGCCAGCGGGTCTGTGTCTCAAAGAGGGGAGATGTGTGAG GGATGCCGATCTCTACCTGCGTCTCACCCAGGCTTCGTGAGCATCGATGATGAAACAGGAATTCGCTTTGTGAGCCATCAGCACCCCAGACAGTCTCAGCTTTTCAGTGTAGTTCGTCAGGCTTGTGTACGCAGTCTCAGCTGTGAG GTGTGCCCTGGACGTGAAGGGCCGATCTTTTTCGGTGATGAACAACACGGGTTTGTGTTCTCACACACGTTCTTCATCAAGGACAGCCTGGCCCGTGGGTTTCAGCGCTGGTACAGTATAGTTGTAGTGGCCATGGACAGGATCTACCTCATCAACTCCTGGCCTTTCCTGTTACGACACCTCAAACTCACTATACAAAGTCTGCAAAGCACAGCTCTAAAG GTGTTTGACACTGAACAGGGTATTTGTCCCCAGCGAGCTCTGAGGATGAACAGCGTGTTTTCTCCTGCGGTTTTTCCACATCAAAGAAGTGGCAACGCAGCCCGATCGCTAACTTCTCTCACTCAGCATCCCAATCTCTGGGCCAGCCTGCATTGCTCCTTCAGCTG GTTACTGAAAGCCTGTGGTTGTCGTCTGACAGAAAAGCTCCTTGAAGGAGCCCCAACAGAGGACACGCTGGTTCTTCTTGAGAGAAAAACAG agcaagaggAGGAAATGAGCTGCTGGGAAGGAGCCGAGGGAAGGGGATCAAAGTCGCCGCtgcaccaatcagagagcagccacTTCCACTTCCTGTATGACGCTTCGAAGTCAGATGAAATACCTGGTCCCAAGTTCAGATCGCTGAGACATTTGAGACAG GTCCTCGGGGCGAATGACTTTCGACAGCTAGCATGGCACGTGCTCATGGGAAACCAGGTCATATGGAGGAGCACAGACCCAGGgctggtacagtcggcatttacaGTGCTAAAG TCTTTGCTGCCGGTCGGCTGTGTGCGCTCTGTGCCGTACAGCCCTCAGTATGAAGAAGCTTACAAATGCAACTTTCTGGGTCTCAGCACGGACGTCCCTATCCCAGCCCACGTCAGCTCCTCAG aGTTTTCAGTGCTGGTGGACGTTGCCGTTAGGAGCTGTCAGGTCGCGGCTGCAGATGAAGACGATGTCGGCCCAATTTATCAGTTCACCATCAGCAGTGCCAACACTCAGCCCACAGACAGGG GTCCAACGTTGCTCAATAAGCTTGAAGTGGCTTTGTCTAACGAGAACCTGTCTGTGGACGTTGTGTCTCACTGCCTGCTGTGCTTGAAGGAGGAGTGGATGAA TAAAGTCAAGGTGCTGTTCAAGTTTTCCAAAGTGGACGGTCGTGGGAGGGAGGACACCCAGAAGGTTCTGGCCCTGCTCGGTGCCACAGGGCCCGGCGAGGAGGACAATGTCCGGCTGCTGAAGTTCTGGATGACTGGACTGAGTAAAACCTACAAGAGTCATTTGATGACGGCTGTACGGGGGGGAGAGAGGAGCCCAAGTCAGTGA
- the leng9 gene encoding leukocyte receptor cluster member 9 isoform X1: protein MASDGSGVPPESAVDGGGTPPAETKSRKDAQQATRELVGLNQKGLNPCQFFLMGKCHFGNRCRLSHSDPSQDDSDAASPDADDKQDGGKMEDRKKKEDSVNKVAKSTPKEEIAEVNKKPRMRTADDVISRILWDPSVDSSEFAVGYVDRFLGVLERPFCDFNWDTNPCDCDYSSELALPRHRIQYFTYRGQRVWDRHSRTDRVFGSTGQSLAPPFGKEEEVKEGIHSENLDAETAEEQRVAVGGQGEGKTCPKDRHEEDEELNGMNHTFNPTHGAGNVSQEQRESCAAEEAANRLQPSELPDESAVKEEEDGPAEWEESWEDGDESQIPAASPDQTEERRGGRPPKKQPTHFIAFRANTPAILSCFQLLQEELTSLLPSSAPHWQTASKLHVTLCLLVLNGPAEVAAAAEILRQFAHLDRNPPVAVTFPVKLKHFAGKVLYLSPQPQLHLHQLNCGLQEAYRKEGWLHRSSYNPRYHLTLAKVENRDGEKIFEGVGDLKVGKGLNFGRLPVNTLHLCTVGDSRVDGFFETVCKVTLR, encoded by the exons ATGGCGTCAGACGGATCAGGAGTTCCCCCAGAATCCGCAGTGGACGGTGGAGGGACCCCCCCAGCTGAAACTAAAAGTAGGAAAGATGCCCAACAAGCCACGAGAG AATTGGTCGGCTTGAATCAGAAGGGATTAAATCCATGCCAGTTTTTCCTGATGGGGAAGTGTCACTTTGGGAACCGATGTCGTTTATCACACAG TGACCCCTCACAGGATGATTCAGACGCTGCATCCCCCGATGCAGATGACAAACAGGATGGAGGAAAGATGGAGGATCgcaagaagaaagaagacagTGTGAACAAAGTGGCAAAGTCGACACCTAAAGAGGAAATAG CAGAGGTGAACAAAAAGCCCAGAATGCGAACAGCTGATGATGTTATCTCTCGCATCCTGTGGGACCCATCTGTGGATTCCTCAGAGTTCGCGGTGGGCTACGTGGATCGCTTCCTGGGTGTGCTGGAGCGGCCTTTCTGTGACTTCAACTGGGACACAAacccctgtgactgtgactactcGTCCGAGCTGGCCCTGCCCAGACACAGGATCCAGTACTTCACCTACAGAGGGCAACGGGTCTGGGACCGCCACAGCAGGACTGACAGGGTTTTTGGCTCCACTGGCCAATCTCTGGCTCCCCCCTTTGGAAAGGAGGAGGAAGTAAAGG AGGGAATTCACTCAGAAAACCTTGATGCTGAAACAGCAGAAGAGCAGAGAGTTGCTGTGGGGGGGCAGGGTGAAGGCAAAACGTGTCCCAAAGACCGACACGAGGAAGACGAGGAGCTGAATGGGATGAATCACACTTTCAACCCGACGCACGGTGCAGGAAACGTTTCGCAGGAACAGCGGGAGTCGTGTGCTGCAGAAGAGGCTGCAAATAG GCTTCAGCCTTCAGAGCTTCCAGATGAGTCGGCTGTAAAAGAGGAGGAGGACGGGCCTGCAGAATGGGAAGAAAGCTGGGAAGATGGAGACGAatcccag ATCCCAGCGGCCTCTCCGGACCAGACGGAGGAGAGGCGGGGCGGACGTCCTCCTAAAAAGCAACCCACACACTTCATCGCCTTCAGGGCCAACACTCCCGCCATCCTCTCCTGTTtccagctgctgcaggaggagctgacCTCCCTGCTGCCCTCCTCTGCTCCTCACTGGCAGACTGCCTCCAAGCTCCACGTCACCTTGTGCCTCCTGGTGCTGAACGGCCCTGCCGAGGTGGCGGCTGCCGCTGAGATCCTCCGTCAGTTCGCCCATTTGGACCGCAACCCGCCCGTAGCCGTGACCTTCCCTGTGAAGCTGAAGCACTTTGCCGGGAAGGTGCTGTACCTGAGCCCCCAGCCTCAGCTGCACCTGCACCAGCTGAACTGTGGCCTACAGGAGGCCTACAGGAAGGAGGGCTGGCTCCACAGGAGCTCCTACAACCCACGGTACCACCTCACACTGGCTAAGGTAGAGAACCGGGACGGGGAGAAGATCTTTGAGGGCGTGGGGGACCTGAAAGTGGGGAAGGGTTTGAACTTTGGTCGCCTGCCAGTGAACACCTTACACCTTTGTACGGTGGGTGACTCCAGAGTGGACGGGTTCTTTGAGACGGTTTGCAAAGTGACTCTTCGATGA